Within Vicia villosa cultivar HV-30 ecotype Madison, WI linkage group LG1, Vvil1.0, whole genome shotgun sequence, the genomic segment tcagactcagaatcagactcagctatggtcggtgaaggtgaactattgctagcctggcctgctctacgaagtgtgtgcaaggttctctctacctcaggatcaaaagcaacaagttcaggacaggaaaacctagtagccaggactagtgcacagcaatgcagcaacaatcgtgaaaatgccaactatgtccctaaaacaacacaatgaagcaaatcgattaaaaataattcaaaaaaataaactgacaccaaaaataatctaatgacgtaaaaataaaattttgatatttttttcggaatttttcgactctatgaaaacagaaaataaatcattaaaaatagaaaaacgatgaatttggcgatttTGGGGTCGAATTcctttactcttctagagtaagggagtattgatcacACGTTTTTTCTACTTCCAGTGGGCAAAAACAGTTTACAATCGAATACAATTTTTtgcaaaaactgattttttttccGACTCTAAACGCGGACTGACCAAAACCGTAAGGAAACTACggcctaaacgcacaaacactaaatctaagactctaaaatcagttaatattcacaagaatccccggcaacggcgccaatttgatccgctgtcgcacgcgggtcaaaaacgagttaatttgtaaaactgtagtaacgacggtaacggtaactcgagtatcgtctctcaaggattcctatTCTTATTAACCAATGTAAAATCGAATTTGGGGGGGGGAGTTGGTTCAGTTTCGAATTACAGAAAAaaatgcttaaaataagtgattctgaaaataagctgttttgaaaataagtgattatgggataagccaatctaccgattcagttcctaccaatcatcgattattataattttactatcctaagcggattccatTCCTGTTCGATTATAACATCAATCAACAAGCGCGACAACATTATCAGAATTATATTtcccgtttgccgaattaagcattcggttaagcatacagcggattaacgattaagcaacgataaaccGCAAATAAATTGGAAAGCATaaatcaatcgaaccaaacaatctactctacgaataatcagattaagcaaatgataaacaCAAAGTAGAATTGAAGGATTTGGAATTATaatgcaaaattatattaatctcatagttttggaacctgaatacggaagattaactcgaaaggattagttcgccatggatcaattcgtacaagcCTTGTTTTTTCGTGAATGGGAGATGATTCTgaacagtaccgcggctgctaccctaaggggaaagattACAACCCATTttacaacccaactgggtcaaacagacgacccagacccaaaactaattgacccgaaacttaactaaaactagtgctgcaacttcaacgaatattctggcccttctacaatccgattctgactttgactccaacataataattgtagctctttctcttagctttccgtcgattattagaacgcctcaatcggactcctggaactccagatatgatcgtttccgtgcagactgctaatgctgaaaaattaatacgaaaaacaattaagtgcaaaaataaaataaaatattaaaacatattaaaacataaaaataaataaaacaaaccaaagaaatgcttgagtacaagcatcaaaatgcactgatcacaaACCACACTCAAGACATTGCTTTTGTCCTGCCTACCAACTCTTCCACTACTATGCAGTCTAGTCCCCTCTAAGCTATTTCTCGTTCCTGTGTAACCACACAGACCAACAAATCGCAAGCCTCACTACCAGTTGAAGATTCTTTTTCACATTATATCTTTAAGGTTAAATCTGTAGCTATTCAAATTTATGACTATATCACCCAACTCTGGGTGGATAGATATATCCAATCACTTATATATCTTTTCACAAACATGAACCACCAGCATACAATCGACAAAGAGAGGGGAAGTAGATTCTTCAGCATCAAAACAAAAAGGACATATTATGTTGTAATTTTTACTGATGATCCATCTTTTCATAACTTAGTGATTCCTTAAGTGTTAAATTCTGTTGCTTATATTTTTTTACCATTAGAGTATGATGATGTGACAATATTGGTCCCTTAAATTTAAGAGATAGAGCTTGTTGAAGCAATTTGAAAATTTGGAAACTTAGTTAAAATATTACTATCTTTTGTTCCATACAATTGAAACATTACTTTATGGTGGGGTCAAATATATACTACCTccgttttttttattataagtcgttttagacttttcacacagattaagaaaaataataattattgtatgaaaatgagaaattatgaaggtttttacaaaattatccttcattaatgacatgtggaagataaatttatataattgaaaggagagagaataataaatatttaaggatataataggaaaaataacattgattatttattggaattataaagcgacttatatttaaatacaattttttttccaaaacgacttataataaaaaacggagggagtattacttATTTACAATTACCATTTgagaaaaaataattgaaattgcttataaattgcttaaatgcaatgtgataatttAGGTCCACAAAATATGACACAAGCAACTAAAATTAGTTCTTCCATTAGAGATGCTCTAATTGAGAACCACCAGTTTAGCAAAAGTCTCCCCCAAAGATCAGTATATTGTCTAAATTATTATAAACATCCTAGTTGTTATATACATCACTTTAAGTTGAATTTTTCCTACTAATTCTTTTAGGCTTGTcacgttttttttttataaggaaAATTCATTGAATGAGTATAAGGGATACCTACCCAATTACAATTATAAAGACAAAATCCTGTAACTAAAACACCAAAAGAGCATTTCCAACAATCATAGAAATTTCCCTAGGATCTACCCTTACTTCCAATAATCGACTAATACCATACAATAGATTTAATATCATTTACAATATCTCTCACATACACTACTACGAAAAACACAAACAATGACGATTGCGAAACACATATAATGACAGTAGCACGTCTGTTGTTAGGTAGCGCGTGATTGAATGTATGCTAGTTACCACAACGGGCGTGCGATCGTTATTATAAATTAGTGTTTTGGACTGGGTCAAGATTCGGCCCAATCTACTTTCTGCCCAATTGGACTTGAAGGCCCAAATCATCCATAAGCCCATAAAGAGCAAACAGTGCTCGGCTCCTTGGAGGCCCATCGACATTAAAACTCTCCGGATAGTGCTCGGCGTATGATGCTTCCCGTGAGCCCCTCGTCTAGACTCAAACTTACCATGCACGCTCGCGGCGAGCGTCCCTTCCACCGAGGACTCTCTTCCTCGTGGCCTTATGCCGAGGATCCTCCTCCTTGTAGAGTTACTTCACAcccaactgttagaacaagatttgttctgatcaatattcttagttttgatgataacaaggatatgaattttgtgtgagataatgtggtactctaatacattgcaatttccctttcaggaaatatatatagagtatgcacaaatcagcgctcagaagctttgtctcagaaggttcagcatgcaacatcagaacatggtctggcaagacatcaaaagatggtcaaagcagaatcaaaacatgggtctatggaagcatcagaagaacttgagttcagaagcagaagcactgaagttctcatggtatcacgctcagaagcacttcaaggtcagaagacaagaagatgctatgcaccaagttgtttgactctgatgatattcaaacgttgtatacacaaacatcagatcagaagaaagtacaggtggcaggctacgctgactgacaaaaggaacgttggaagctattaaaggcaacgtcagtagacacagcgtgaacaaggctcgaggtagttgacaaaagcgtgaaacattaaatgcaatgctgtatggaatatgcaaagcattaaatgctcccaacggtcatcttctcaagtgcctataaatatgaagttctgatgagaagcaaggttaccaattctgaacgaacttattctgaaaaacttgctgaaacgctgttcaactcaaagctcattaacttcatcttcatcaaagctcactacattgctgttgtaatatattagtgagattaagcttaaactttaagagaaatatcactgttgtgattatagcttttcagaagcattgtaaaactcttatttgattacattaatttgtaagtaactagagtgatcaagtgttgatcaggatactctaggaagtcttagcttgtgtctaagcagttgtaattagagtgatcacgtggtggtcaggatactctaagaaagtcttagcttgtgtctaagcatttgttcctagagtgatcaggttgtgatcaggatactctagaagacttagtcgtgggctaagtggaaaaccattgtaatctgttgcgattagtggattaaatcctcaggtgaggtaaatcactccgtgggggtggactggagtagtttagttaacaacgaacaaggataaaaataactgtgcaaattgtttttatcgttcaagtttttagactacacttattcaaaccccctctttctaagtgtttttctatccttcaccaacCCCACGAATAATACGGAGTCCACGtagtccctaaaagaccgcgtctcccttaaacttcggagtggttgaccAGGACGGAGACCACGTATTCACCTCCGATGTTTCTGCCCAGGAatcctggcagtctcctaattgggcctgGGTATCCAGTCCAGTAGCGAgatcttggcccagcgctgggggctataaataccctctttaactagagggtTAGGTattcattgaatttttttttaaataaccatgtattaaaaaaaatttacgcaaataaccacgtttcgggaaaaattacgcaaataaccaggtTTCAGAAAATGCATACATGAAGGCGCCATCTCAAATGGCGTGACCCCTTTTTTTTACACCTAGGCGCCATATGAGATGGCACACTAAGTATAACAAGCCATGTCATATGGCGCCTCCATTCTTTTTTTAGGAGGAGgagccatctcatatggctcCTCCTTGTATCTGTTTCATCTATAAATAATACCTCATTTCTCCACCATTCTTCACACTTTCTCACTAAATCTTCTCATTTCTCCCAAATTTTATCATTatggcttctgagattttcacaaGAGATGGGTATGTATTTTTCTCGGTCGTTAAACCGccgattaaaatgaaattttggaacaTCCATTCCATGGAGCGTCTAAAGAGAGAGTTGAAACGCTGGCTAGATGACGACATCCCAACAGGCGAAGAAATTAGAAGAATCCAGAGAAGAAGAACTGCCATATCACTTGCGACTGGAACGTCTCGTACTTGGTTAGAGGAAGTTGAAAGAGACAGAGACGTAATGATGATGATGCACGGTTCTGATGAcattgttttggtgcttgttATATCTTAGATAACTTGTCGTGTTGTTGGCGTTTTTTTGTATCCGTTGTATGTGTTGTTTTTAAGTCATTATGTCATTTAATTTCTAACAATGATCATGTTGTAACAAATGTTTCTTAATGAAAAGAAGACATGTTTAGATCTTAAAAGAAATGTGCATACAAAATTCAATTCTAAGAACCACTTGCACGATTaggacaattttttttattgtgtccGACTTGGCGACATAAACCACACTTTCTTTCTAGCTTATCGAGCTCGTCCATTTCAGTCGTGATATGCTTGCTTTTGGGACGACCCTTTTTATTTCTCCGCATTTGGTCGTTGTGCCAAACAATTTCCCCCTCGTacgcaggccaataatcctcTTTTGCTACCACTGCAAAGCCATTGTTGTATACGTGGAGCAAGGTCTCAGACTTGTAAATGGGAGACAGGAGTGCTAATGCATCTAAGTGAGAATGAGCACATGCTgcaatgacatgggagcaaggcatacgaaatgcCTGAAACTTGCCGCAATCGCACCAACGTTCTTCTAGTAGAACCCTATACTCTTGTCTTGGTAGCCCTTCGCCGTGGTCGATTGTCTCTCTGACCATGAAATTATGGTTATGTCGGTCAAACCTTGTAACCGTATGTGTGTTGGCCTTCGCACCTTTTGCCTTGATAAATCTTGTGCAACATTCACTCCACAATTGTCCAGCTCGTAACACAGCGTCCCACCTTTCACCCCTTTGTGCAAACAATAAAGCCATCCTAAAATATGTTGATTTTACCAAAGCGGTCACAGGGAGGTGTCGTATGCCTTTGAAGACACCGTTCATTGATTCGACAAGATTTGTTGTCATGTGTCCCCATCGATGTCCATTGTCGTATGACCTTGTCCACTTCTCCACTGGAATATTATCAATCCAAgtacctgcatctggatttgacaGTCTGATCTCTCTACGATAATGTTTGAAAGATGGTTGAGTTAATGCATACCCTGCGTTCATAACCAATTTTCGAAGGGCCCTGTCTTTAATTTCTCGCGTGAAATTTTGTACAATATGTCTAATGCAGAAGACATGCGTAGAAGGGGGGTCATGCCAACCATTAGCCGGGTTATTGTATGCACTAACAATAGACGCATGTCTATCAGAGATCAAACAGAGACCTTCTTGCGGAGCCACGTGTGTTCTAAGATGTTTGAGAAAAAAACTCCAACCTCCACCGGTCTCTCCCTCGACTAGAGCGAATGCAATTGGGAAGACGTTGCTGTTTCCGTCTTGTGCGACTGCCATCAGTAGGGTGCCTTTGTATTTTCCGTACAACCACGTTCCATCTATTTGAATAATAGGTTTGCAGAATGAAAACCCTCTGATGCAAGGTTGGAAGGCCCAGAATAGACGACGAAATATTCCATTTTCGCTGACAAGAGTACCATTTGGGGCATACGCGGGCAATGTTTCCATCTCATAAATAGTACTAGGAGcataatgaaggatagaaaaacacttagaaagggggggggggggggttgaataagtgtagtctaaaaacttgaacgataaaaacaatatgcacagttatttttatcctagttcgttgttaactaaactactccagtccacccccacggagtgatttacctcacctgaggatttaatccactaatcgcaacagattacaatggttttccacttagtccgcgactaagtcttctagagtatcctgatcacaacctgatcactccaggaacaaatgcttagacacaagctaagactttcttagagtatcctgaccaccacgtgatcactctaattacaactgcttagacacaagctaagacttcctagagtatcctgatcaacacttgatcactctagttacttacaaattaatgtaatcaaataagagttttacaatgcttcttaaaagctataatcacaacagtgatatttctcttaacgtttaagcttaatctcactaatatattacaacagcaatgtagtgagctttgatgaagatgaagtttctgagctttgaatttgaacagcgtttcagcaagtctttcagaataatttcgttcagaattcgttcttttcaaaatcgtcaaccttgcttctcatcagaacttcatatttataggcacttgagaagatgaccgttgggcgcatttaatgctttgcgtgttctgtacagctttgcatttaatgtttcacgcttttgtcaactacctcgagccttgttcacgctgtgtctactgacgttgcctttaatagcttccaacgttccttttgtcagtcagcgtagcctgccacctgtactttcttctgatctgatgtttgtgaatataatatttgaatatcatcagagtcaaacagcttggtgcatagcatcttcttgtcttctgaccttgaagtgcttctgagcgtgataccatgagaacttcagtgcttctgcttctgatctcaagttcttctgatgcttccatagacccatgttctgattctgccttgaccatcttctaatgtcttgccagaccatgttctgatgttgcatgctgaaccttctgagacaaagcttctgagcgctgatttgtgcatactctttatatatttcctgaaatggaaattgcaatgtattagagtaccacattatctcacacaaaattcatatccttgttatcatcaaaactaagaatattgatcagaacagatcttgttctaacaatctccccctttttgctgatgacaaaaacatatataaatgatatgaatttgcgatcagaaagagcagacggctaaagacaaattacacagctatagcataagcatgtgaatatgtctctccctgagattaacaatctccccctgagatgaataatctccccctgaaataaatactcgaagaactttaataataaaagacttccctgattatttcggtagagacgatcacataagcttctgtcttctgataattcatagcttctgacttctgcttccattggacagcttcagaacttgaatttctttagatccctagaacactcacagcttctgattcctgcttccatttaggacagcttcagaacttgaatttctttgatcttcagaacattcacagcttctgattcctgcttccatttaggacaacttcagaacttgaatttctttgatcttcagaacattcacagtttctgattcatgcttccatttaggacagcttcagaacttgagttttctggatctttagaacattcacagcttctgatttctgcttccctcggatagcttcagagctttgaatttcttcttacatcacttcatgctagattgtatcagaacattgttgaatgtaccagagcatcatcagagcatctctacatcctgaaatgttacagaacaaaactaaacgacaaaagtcagcatgaatgagttagaacataaaatgtgtatcagaacacaaaatacgtatcagagccatatgagccatatagaatatatcagatccaatagacaatgtatcagagcaaatagacaatgatttggatcatattctattatcagaatttctgattctgaagcttcctagcactcagcttgcttcaagaatccaagaacttgattcatcttgttgcttcttatgttgatcttgaatcttcgattcctgcaacaacacaacttaaaaacatagaacttggcaagttctgttagtaaatgtggagcctttttactcggtaactgataatattaatcagatcatttatcatatatattctccccctttttgtcataacatcaaaaagaataaaagattcagatgtaaagcaagagacaaaaggaaagaaacataaataacttttcattgatttcaacaagaaggattacaaaatgtgtatgcagaaaacagatgcaacaaggaaagaaaactacaaagacttaaagcctaagactctatcctacgcaaagactgcgcaaacaactcaagaaccctctggtcttcagtttgttcagccatgaaagcttgaaaactcttcatgcctgtccagactagaacctccactgttggagagatccaagagaccaaagaggaagtgagggacagttcatagacagggagctaatgttgcaaacgggctccagtgactcaagaaggtcttcttcctttggataaatgttgataacagcattgaagaagagatctgtcttgaaagagacttggagagccatcccaagatatgcttcacatcctgtaactgattaacccttccatccgttctcattgagttgaaaggattcatgatgaacgctaggttgaagatgaatgaactagggtttatgccaaagaaaaactttgttggacaagagagaaaaagagaaagagagccaagacttatagaaaaaatgcaacgaaatgaaggaataaatagagggaaaaagaagagggaaacgttcgaggaatataaaaaaaaaaaactgaaaaagagtaaatgatggatagcatttaatgttacgtgacgtgaggagagataataatgacaaaagacgagatttgcacagttacctaagtagacgtcccctcaactgcacgcacgcttgtccagaaatagtgaacacgtgtttaccatctggatagccaattacaactgttttgcttttaaagagattctgaatcaacttagacaatgaaacgttagtaataactgaatcacaatttctaattgatttcaatcagaacttcttataaaaacaaatccaatttcatttcagaagatactcatacataagatcttctcatcttctcattctgggcataaatccatactgatattcttcagaatgaacttaaacctatcttcagcaaggggttttgtaaagatatcagcccattgatggtctgtatccacaaagtttaaagatataacacccttctgaacatagtcccttatgaaatgatgtataatctcaatatgtttagcttttgaatgtaaaataggattcttagataaacatatagcagaagtattatcacagaaaataggaatgttactctcatatatctgataatcttccagctgacttctcatccagagcatttgtgtgctacaaccagcagcagcaacatattctgcttctgttgttgagagggcaatagtagcttgcttcttgctgtaccatgagatcaaatgacttccaagaaattgacaacttccagaagtgctctttctttctattctatctccagcatagtcagcatcacagaatcctactaagttgtaatctttagatcttctgtaaactaaaccaacattagtagtacctttgaGATACCTTAGagttctcttaaccgctgttaaatgagattctcttggatctgattggaatcgagcacacaaacaaacactaaagagaatgtcaggtctagaagcagttagatatagaagagatccaatcatacctctgtacaacttctgatctaccttcttacttacctcatccttacccagtacacatgttggatgcataggagttttggcttctttgctttcagagagattaaacttcttcagaagttctttcacatacttcgtttgatgaacataggttccatcggaagtttggttgatttgaatcccaaggaaatacttgatttctcccatcatgctcatttcaaattcagcctgcatagactcagcaaactcctttccaagtgtagcattagatgttccaaagataatatcatcaacatatatttgacaaattaaaatatcctttttaaatgttttacaaaagagagtagtgtccacttttcctctagtgaaatcattttccagaaggaaagaactcaaacgttcataccaagctctgggagcttgtttcaatccgtataatgatttctttaatttgaaaacatgatttggagacatggagtcttcaaaaccaggaggttggtgaacataaacttcttcatctatataaccatttaagaaggcactcttgacatccatctgataaagagtgatgttgtgttgagtggcaaaagaaattaatagacgaatagattctaacctggccactggtgcaaaggtttctgtataatcaatcccttcttgctgactataaccctgagcaaccagtctggctttgtttcttaccacttcacctttctcacttagcttgtttctgaaaacccacttagtaccgatgatgttaaatccttttggtctaggaaccaagtcccatacatcattccttgtaaactgatttagttcttcctgcatggcaattatccagtctggatcttctagagcttgatcaacagaagttggctcgatcaaagaaacaagacctaattgacattttgcattgttcttaaggaatgcccttgttctgatgggatcatctttctttccaaggatcacatcttctgaatgagctgaggcaagtctaggtgatcttctgactgttggttcttcagaaatccttagattctctaaagatgcagcaacttgatcttctgattcagtgcttctgagactgccagcttctgcagctttgcttcttgattcttcaacttctgatatatcaatatcaaaatctgcaaaattctcaaactgctttggtttttcaagaccaagcttatcatcaaacctgatattgattgattcttctacaatcaatgtttcagtattgtatactctgtagcctttagagcgttcagaatatccaagaaggaaacatttttgtgctttggaatcaaacttaccaagatgatctttagtattcagaataaaacatacacatccaaaaggatggaaatatgaaatgttgggctttttgttcttccacaattcataaggagtcttatttagaataggtcttatagagattctattctgaatataacacgcagtgtttattgcttctgc encodes:
- the LOC131654233 gene encoding uncharacterized protein LOC131654233: MAVAQDGNSNVFPIAFALVEGETGGGWSFFLKHLRTHVAPQEGLCLISDRHASIVSAYNNPANGWHDPPSTHVFCIRHIVQNFTREIKDRALRKLVMNAGYALTQPSFKHYRREIRLSNPDAGTWIDNIPVEKWTRSYDNGHRWGHMTTNLVESMNGVFKGIRHLPVTALVKSTYFRMALLFAQRGERWDAVLRAGQLWSECCTRFIKAKGAKANTHTVTRFDRHNHNFMVRETIDHGEGLPRQEYRVLLEERWCDCGKFQAFRMPCSHVIAACAHSHLDALALLSPIYKSETLLHVYNNGFAVVAKEDYWPAYEGEIVWHNDQMRRNKKGRPKSKHITTEMDELDKLERKCGLCRQVGHNKKNCPNRASGS